The DNA segment CATCGCGCTGACGATTTCCCAGAAGATGAGGACCACGGGCGCGATCGTCGTGACCACACCGCAGGAGGTGGCCCTCCAGGACGTGTACAAATCGGTCTCGATGGCCCAGAAAGTCGGGATCGCCCTGCTCGGCGTGGTCGAGAACGAGAGCTACTTCGTGTGCGACGGGTGCAGCAAGCGGCACGAGCTCTTCGGGGCCGGCGGCGGGCAGAAGATCGCCGAGTTCGCCGAGGCGCCGCTGCTCGGCCAGATCCCGATGGATCCGGCCATCCGGGAGTGGGGCGACGCCGGCACGCCGGTCGTTCAGGCTGCCCCGAGCAGCCCGATCGCGCGCGCGTTCGTGGATGTGGCGGAGCGGCTGGCCGGCCAGGTCAGCGCCCACAACCTCGCGAGCGGGGGCGGCCTCCGCATCGATCGGAGCGGGGGGACCAACAAGCACCTGCCCATCATGCGGTAGGCTCTCGCGTAAACGTCCCGGGTACGATATGGTTCCGGCCCCTTCCCCCATTCAACCGAGGGGGCCGCTGGAGAGAACGCGAGCACGTTTCGCCCCCATCGGCATGCGTTGTCGCGCGAGGCGCGGATGAATACCCACGAAAATACCATCACGCCGGCGGACGCGCCGGGAGCTCCGGCCGACCAGGGCGGCCCGCTCGAGTCGTCGAACGCTGCGCCCGAGCGGGCAGCCCAAGCCCATGAAGCGGGGTCCACCCCCCCGACCGAAGCGAGCCACGAGCCCGGCGAAGAAGCGTCGCCGCAGGCGAGCTCGACCCAGTCCGAGGCGATACCGGCCGCGGCGGCAACCGCCGCCCCGGCGAGCGCTGACGACGACGAGTGGGAAGAGCAGCCGGGCGACAACATCGGCAACCGCGTTCCAGGCCTGCCGCGGGACGATATCGGCAACCGCAAGCCCGGGTTCTCGCCTGGCAAGCGGACCCCTCCGGCGGCTGTGAAGCCCGCGCCGGCCGCGAAGCCCGCGCCGGCCGGAGAGGCCGGTGCGGCCGCGCAGACCGAGGGGGGCGCTGGAAAGAAGCGCCGCCGCCGCCGTCGCCGCAAGGGCGCGGAAGAGGCCGGCCAGCCCGGGGCCGAGGCTGCTGAGGCGGCCGAGGCCAGCGGCGCTGAGGCGGCCGACGCGGCCGACGCGGCAGAAGACGAGGGCGAGGAGGAGCAAGCGGCCGACGAGGCGGGCGGGCAGCCGCAGCCTGGCGGCGAGAAGCGCAAGCGGCGCAAGGGGCAGGGCGCGCCGCCACCGCGCGAGCGCCCGGCCTTCAGCATCGGCGAGGAAGTGTTCGGCAAGGTCAGCAAGATCACTGACCATGCCATCTGGATTGACATCGCCGGGAAGGCGACGGGGCTGTTCGACCGTCGCGAGATCCTCGATGAGGAGCCGCCCATCGAGGGTGATCAGTTCATCGCGACGGTGGCGAGCACCGGCGTGCGCGGAGGCATGCTCCTCCTGTCGAGGGCGCCGGTGCAGCTCGATCAGGCGCGCGCGCGCGCCGAGGCTGCGCTCCAGAGCGGCGAGTCGATCGAGGGGTTCGTGACCGGGGCGGTGAAGGGCGGGCTCGAGGTCGACCTCGGCGGCCTCCGCGCCTTCGCGCCGGCGTCGCACGTCGATCTGCGCCACGGCGCGGACCTCAACTACCTCGTGGGCCAGCGGCTCGACTTCGGCGTGACCCAGTTCGCGAAGAAGGGGCGCGACATCGTCGTGTCCCGCCGCAAGATGCTCGAGGAGGAGAGCCGGAAGGCGCGCACCGAGGCGCTCACGTCGATCGAGCCCGGCTCGCTGCACAAGGGCATCGTGCGCAAGGTCGTCGCCTGGGGCGTGTTCGTCGCGCTCCCCGACGCCGGCGGCGTCGAGGGGCTGGTCCACATGAGCGAGGCGAGCCACGACCGCGGCGCCAAGCTGGCCGACCTGTTCAAGCCGGGCGCGGAGATCGACGTGAAGGTCCTCCGCGTCGACGACAAGGGCAAGCTCTGGCTGAGCCGCAAGGCCGCCACCGTCGATCCGTGGGACGCGGTGAAGGAGAAGTACGCGGTCGGCACGCGCCACAAGGGCAAGGTCGCTCGCCTGCAGCCGTTCGGCGCGTTCATCGAGCTCGAGCCGGGCATCGATGGGCTCATCCACACGGCCGACCTCTCGATGAAGCCGATCCAGCACCCGAACGAGGTCGTGAAGGTCGGCGACGACGTCGACGTCGTCGTCGCGACCTGCGACGCCGCGGGCCGGC comes from the Sorangium aterium genome and includes:
- a CDS encoding S1 RNA-binding domain-containing protein produces the protein MNTHENTITPADAPGAPADQGGPLESSNAAPERAAQAHEAGSTPPTEASHEPGEEASPQASSTQSEAIPAAAATAAPASADDDEWEEQPGDNIGNRVPGLPRDDIGNRKPGFSPGKRTPPAAVKPAPAAKPAPAGEAGAAAQTEGGAGKKRRRRRRRKGAEEAGQPGAEAAEAAEASGAEAADAADAAEDEGEEEQAADEAGGQPQPGGEKRKRRKGQGAPPPRERPAFSIGEEVFGKVSKITDHAIWIDIAGKATGLFDRREILDEEPPIEGDQFIATVASTGVRGGMLLLSRAPVQLDQARARAEAALQSGESIEGFVTGAVKGGLEVDLGGLRAFAPASHVDLRHGADLNYLVGQRLDFGVTQFAKKGRDIVVSRRKMLEEESRKARTEALTSIEPGSLHKGIVRKVVAWGVFVALPDAGGVEGLVHMSEASHDRGAKLADLFKPGAEIDVKVLRVDDKGKLWLSRKAATVDPWDAVKEKYAVGTRHKGKVARLQPFGAFIELEPGIDGLIHTADLSMKPIQHPNEVVKVGDDVDVVVATCDAAGRRIGLHPAPPEGEESEPRQRVQQGKAVKVSVTQVTEGGLVVRVLGTTGRAARGFIPAGHTGTQRGTDLRKEFPIGTQLDAKVIEVDPRRGEAKLSIRALKEDAEKQAYHQYRAGVAREAKFGTFADLMKKS